AGCAAGGACTGTGTATATGGATATAATGGATCTGCTGGCTTCCAGGCTCCGGTGTGGAAACACTCTATGTTGCAGGATTTAAAGAGTTAACTTCACTGGCCAGCAGCCAAAATAAGAGTGTGCCACTTTTTGTGGGCCAACAAGATCCATGTTAGTACACAGCCACCAGCCTCAGGGGTGGATGCATTTGAGTTCACTCATCCTATTTCTCAGTCATAGTTTCTCTACTTTTTCACCCAGCCCCTCCGTTGCAGTGATCCTTCTCTGGTCACCTGAGCCCCAGAAACACTGCTTTGGACAGCTTGTTCTCTAGTTGTTTTGATGGAAGTGAGAGTTCTACCTGTCCTTATTCCATCATCTTCTTGGAAGTCTTCTGACCTATCATTGGAGGGGATAGGAATAGGTCCTAGGGACAATGTAGTCCCTAGAGCTGAGAAATCCAAATTCAATGACCACATCTGTGGTGAATGTGGTCAATCTTGTGACATCACTGTTGAGAAATCTTTACTTTTGAACTAAGAGATGCAGTAGATGGGATTTGTGCCTTCCCTAGATTGTTGAAGGCCACAATTTTTGGAAACCCCACCACCTCCtaatttctgttgttgtttctgcaagaaaattatagaattgGAGTGGAGGTGAGATCTGTGATTGGGAAAGCCTTGACACTTTACGTTTAGTTATAAGGTTAAATCTTCTgtagtacaaatattaaaaaattaaccttATACTTATTCAGAAGTCACATGTCCAATGATCTTAACTCTTCAAAATGTTGAGAAGAACAACGAAGCAAGTTTAAAAGCTTTGGGTCCCATTAGAAATAGAGTAGCAGGGCTTGTTTTTATCTTCTGCTTTAAACCagaaaactggataaaatatatattgtattcaTTGTCGAATACACAGCAGTCCTTGGGAAATGATCAGGAAAGAACTATAATCACTGAGAAAAGGAGTAAGCCAGGAAGACCCCAAGTGTCCCGTTCAGGAAGGGTGCCCTAGCACAGCTCAGTGTCTCACTGAATTGAAGACCAGATCTAAGTGAACAGGTAAAGGTGGCTAGGCTTTGCAGAGCAGAGTATTGGTGAGACAGGACCAGAacagagagaaccacagagctCTACAGAGGGTCCCCTTGAAGCTTTGACTGGGTGCTGATCTGCTCACACATGAGAAGAAACTCCCCAAGGCCAAAGAAAGAACCACCAATAAGAAGTGGAAGGACACAGGGATGAGGACCATTTGTGTCTCCACACACAGAGTGGAATGACCTTCTTATAAATGGCGTGTCAGGTAGAATACCTAGAAGCCTATGGCTTCAGTAGTGACACTAAGTACCCCCTTTACTACAAGCTGCTCTGTACCCAGTTTATCACAGCTTATCAGAGCTTCAAAGAGAGCCAACTCATTCCAGTAACCCAACTGCATGCCACAACAAAATCCAACATGAtctaaaggaaaacaataaaaaaaacaacaaccaacaaaataaaattcacattgTCTGGTCCCAGTCAAAAATTCCCAGTTATgaaaaagaaagtaggaaatataaccaatgaggagaaaaacaatcATTTAGAAATAGACCCAGAAACACAGAAATGATGAAACTAGAAAACCTGGTCCAGAGGCTTTAGTTTGCTGACCCTCATCCTAGAAATAAAAACACGATATCAGTAATGAAGACTGTCCTGAGTAGGAATAGCACAGATGGGAccctgcaaaaagaaaaatcagtgaaactgAAGGTACagtaactattaaaaataaaataaaataagaaaagatcaAAAGGAGGAATGCAGAGAGCAGAATTACCTGTGGAATCTTATTAAACAGACGAGCATATATGTTATTATAAcagttgcagaagaaaaggagtaAGGGGACAGAAGAAATACTTGAAGAAACagtagcttttttaaaaaattcaaaatttgttCAAAATGTACCCATAGACTCAAAGAGTTCAATGAACTTCAagcagatgagggaactgaagctGAAATTCATTAGATAATTTTCCCCAAGACATTTTAATTCCATCTGTGATTCAAATCTGTCTGCTGATTCAAGAACTCATGTTCTTACTTGTTCCCAAGCTTGATAGAAAGAGTCTAATCTCCAGAGCAAGAAGGAAAGTGAAATTTATTGAGagaggagttctgggaagatggcagaataggataatttgtgttcacccctgctccaaagaacagctagagaagggacaggaaggtggcTGGGACAGCAatttcagggtgtaagtgacctgaagGGAGtgctggttgcaaaagctgaagaattagGACACAGAGAACTCAGAGACTGTCTGGcaagtgcaaacagcctaatgcacccctttccaaacagaaccccagagccctcaggagtgcagggaaggggacattttcacagccttgccttattttggacattttcacaggcttagaactgtaaatttgcaacttcataaattcctccttttaaaagccattcagtttctggtatatcgcattccggcaagTTAGAAACTTGAACAATGGTTAGTATAGAATGCTTAGATAACAGCCAGAAATGGTAGAGAAAGACACAAAGCCAGGTCTTCTTTTTAAGCTGCACTCTCCCATGGAAGTTTGTGCATGGAgtatctgaaaaggaaataaggTATGTATATCATGTAACTAGAAACTACGTcgtttagaaatatttttaaaagtttttggtaaagaaggaaaatgaggcttTCAATTTAACCATTGGCTTAGGCAAATACTGGCACTATACAAATTGCCGACAGTGAATCTCAGAGCCAGCACAATAGCTTTGAGTATGGTTATAAGACTTAAATCATAAAGCATAGAATTAGGAAAAGCTTACAGACCATAGTATACAAATCCATCTTTCAATTTCCCACCATCTTTCTGGGGAAATTGAAACACATACCAGGAGGTTATATTTTTTTTGCCTAAAATAACATCACTGGTTATTTATCCTTTCTACTAAGCTATCCCCAATTCCATTCCTGAAAATCTAAATTATTCATGTAGAAAGACAACCCAATTCTATTTGGCGGGACAGAGACTTCAATGAGTAGCAAATTGGTTAAGTGCTGTGATTTATAAATCTGGGTCTCTTTGGGGAATGAGAGTAAATTACTCTAACACAATTCAACATACTAAGAGTCAAAGAGTGTTAGAGAGGAAACTTATATTAATGACAGCCCTCCCTCTTGTCAGATGTTAAGTAAGTCAAGATAATTTGTAACTCTACTctgaaaaattaaacatgaaTCTTGCCATATATTAAACAAATCTTCAGCAGTATATATCTCAATGATGTACATGCATACACAAGCACTTATGTGCATACATACATCCATAAACACGCAAGCACATACGCCAGCCCGTGAAGGCAGGATTACCCTGCTCATAACACGTTCCCTCGTGCAGCAGGTGAGACCATAGATATTCagtattcattgaatgaataagaaaaatggaTGAATAATCGGATACATAGGAAAACATAGTTCTAAAACCACCCATGCAATGTCCTCTAAAGTACTAAACACTGGGCAGATGATAAATAATCATTCTGTATAATATTTATGGATTAGTTTTCATACATTAGCCATTATGCGTTGTGTTTCTTCTCCCTTCTATTCCATTTAATCTTGTCTTGGATTCCGCACAAtattaggtattttttttctggattagaCCATTCAGGCCTTAAATGTTTTGGATATACGATGGAAAATTTAGGATACCAAGAATATCTGTGTCTTCCCGGCAAGGTTCCAGGTTTTAGACTAGTGATGGAGCATAGCGGTGACAATAAATGTCAGCAATTGTTATCAGTATTATTTGTAGTAGTGATAGTAGATCTGAGTTTTCCCTCACTTCTCTATCTAAGGTTGAGAATTTTAAGAAAGTCTGAGGGAACAAACTGGTATTGCTGGCTCAAATTTGGGGCCATTTACTCAGGAAATTAGTGGAAATGTCTTGGTACATTCTTTTAATCTTTGGAGATAATATAGCAGAAGTGGATTTTAACAACAAAATTTCCTCAAATCCTTCTTGGGGTTCAATCCCACTAATACTTGCTGAGCATAAGCCATGTCCTGGAGTCTTAATATCTAAAGAAAGAGAAGCCCCTCTTCCCAAATAGATTAAAGAGAGAtcagggaagggaggaaggacaTTAAACCATATGGATATGTCATTCATCCCTCCTTAGAACACCCTTATTCCAGCCAAAATGAAGGTTCTTCATATGAGGAAAGCAGTAACCCAGTAACCCATTCTTCCTTAAGAATAGGCATctctttgtaaaatatttttaagttcacttaaggaaaaattaatgaaaatgttcctgcAAATTTTTTAATAATCCATATATACTAACCCCATGAGGTAGGTTTTGTGCTCATCCCTAGTTGGAGAAAGTGAAATtcataaatgttaaataatttgcttGAGATCTCACATCTAGTCATCAGCCCATGATTTTTTATGCTATGTGCTCCTTCCTCATGGATTCCTCAGGATTGCTCCATTGAGGCCATATAAGAAATGAACATTAACTGAATTCATTTCTGTGGCGTCCTCTGCGTGTCTCGACTCTTCCTCTGATTTGTGCTGTTCTTGGTTCATCCTCTGCTCAGCCTTTCCTTATAACAGGGAGGTCAGGAGAGGAAGCTTGGAGAAGGGCTAAGCTTTGCAGCACCACCCAGCCACAGTGCCTCCAACAAACCCTGAACTCTCCACAGGAGAAAGCAGGGAGGTCGGTGCTGATTGTCCCCTTAACCCCACATGTTTCAGGGTCCTATCGATCAGCCTAATACTATTATCATATGCTCTACAGCTTATCTATTAACTATCTTCTAGATGTTTCCACAAGCAACTTATTTCTATCTGTCACTACTTGGTTTTGCCTCTACTAACTGTGTAGCTTTGGAGAAGTTACCCAAGTCCTCTAAACCTCACCTGAAAAGTGGACCTAAATTAGTACAGAACACATGAAGGTATGATAACTCAGTGAAGTAATTTGTTTAAACACGCCGCACAGTCCACACagttatggccaactgattttcaacaagggtgcccaAAACATTAAGGGGGTAAAGAATAGCctttttaacaaatgatgctgggaaaactggataaccACATGGAATAGAATGAATCAGGACCCAAACTCATACCAtacacaaacattaactcaatATAGATCAAGGACCTAAGATGCTTAGCGTACTAGTAAATGTAAACCATTCGATATGCACAATATAGCATTATTGGTGGAGAGCGTCTTACTGTCTTCTTTAGTCTTTCTCATGTTCATCTGAGAAAGGAGGGGCTTAGTGTGTCAGCCTGCAGGCAGGACATCAAACTTCAGTTCTCATCAGTTGATTCTAGGCTCTCTAGACAGAGGCATATGTTCAGGATCCCCAAACCGCATTTGGAACAGGCAGGACCTTTGTATGTTAGATGTCATCAATCAATGCCCCACCCAATGGCAGAGTGTATAATCACTGCCAATTCTCCTCCCTGCAGGCACTGGTGTGGAAAGGTGAGTCCATGTCTTCCTGTCAGTGGGGCAGAGCCATGAGTGTCCCACAAGTTAGGTGCTACTCTAACAAAACCTAAGTTACATGGCATCATCTTTGGGAGCTGGAAAAGCAGCAAAAGTAAACTACTATTGCAGGCTAGAAATATGGTGAGCCTTATTTTATAGTGCTGAAATAACTGAACAACCTGCCACCTgcaataactgaaaaataaaaacagtgggTGAGGGAAATGAGCATTTGCCATCAAATGGCACACTGAGGTAGACTGTACAAACAATTGGTCAGAcattcttcctgtccctgcactCATACCTCTGCAGGGTGGCTTTGCAGATCTGTCAAGAGGTGGATGCTTATGGAAGCTGGGTTGGCATTGAGACTTGCCTTGGCTAAGGGAACATTAGCCAACATGAAGTAAGTAGAAGCTTAAATACGTTTGTGCCCTGAGGCTGGCTTCCTTTCGCTGCTTTTGGAAACCTGCAGTTATCAGCATGTAGAGAAGCCCAGGCTGTCACCCTAATTAACAGTTTTCATACAGAGGCTATTCTCTCTCTCAGGTAGCCCACTGTCTTTTCTGGTGAGTTTTGACACACATTATTCATTGCCTAGCACATTCCTCTTGGGAGCAAGTTGCCCACGGAGGTGAGAAGTTCTGCTTTGCTCGCCTCATGACATAAATCCTACAGGGACAGGGCTATCTCATGCGTGGAAGCCTGGCTTCAGCACCGGCCAAGACTGCCTCAGTGCTTCTGTTTATGGAATTTAGTATCAAGAACTACACCTGCCCAGGATGGTACATGACATCCCCCCAACCTATTTTTTATGGGTGACATTTTGTTCCCATCTGCTTATTTCTTTGTCTTACTGCCATGTTGGATCAGAATCTATAAGTGAAAGGGAGATATTACTTATCTGGACCACTCAAGGATCCCAACAATGAAGATTTCCTTCTTCTGCATAGACAATTAAAGTTCAAACCAATTTTATCCATCTCTGAGCGGTCAGAGGAAGGCATTAAGGGTTTCTACATATCCAACACTTGAATATATTTGACAAAAATAAAGATATCCATTACTGGGCAATGGTAGAAGTCATGGCAGGGCTCTTCCCTGCAGCTGGGTGCCATGACATCTGGGCACCCCTTCCAAGGACCCAACACAGAGTATGCCTGGAAGTGTAAGAAGAGATTCAACACCAACTTCTCCAATACAGCAGCTCCTAGGAGTCCTTAGGTGGCCCAATTTGATTGGTTTAATCCAGGAAAGcattctatttataaatgagCCAAGAATGGCCCTGTAAATCGGCTCCGATGTTGTTCACTTCTTCACAGAAGCCTGGGACCATTGACCTAAGTCCTGCCAGTACCAAACTCAAATCTGTACACATCCACACACATTTGTATTGGTCAgggctctctagggaaacaaatCCAACAGGAGCTACCCGTAAACatgaaagtttataaaagtgtctcacacaactggaGATGCACAAGTtcaagttctgtagggcaggctgtgagctgaaacctccaatgaaggttttcaatgaattccccaagagacactggctggctgaagtggagagagagattctctcttctgacctctctttaaAGACTTCtactgattaaattaaacatcactaattgcaggagacactccccttggccaactgcagatgtaatcagccatgaatACAAGCAACCATGCTgaagatttaataaaccagctttctggtttattaacccACCActaaatgtccttgcagtaatggttaggccagtgcttacttgaacAGAGAATTGGGCAccgtcacttggccaagttggcacatgaacctaaccataacaaCATCCAATTGCTTTTAAAATAGCCCAAATAAGCATTTGTGTAACTATTTAGAGCCTGCCTACTTTGTGCTCCCTGCAAAATTGCCCCTGACATCTGCTAGCCATGGGAGACCCCAAGCCACTGCTGCCCCTTGGTGCTCTCTGACCCAAGACGCTCCCCACCGTGCAGCTGAGAGGTGTCACCTCGACCTGCAAGACCCCTCCCGGATTCCCCTCTCTCCTGGGAGTTTCTCTTGTCCTCTTCCCCTTCTGGATGGGGGCCCTTGCACTGCTGTCTCTGGTCAATCTCTGGAAAATCTCCCGTTGTCAGAGATGTCCCTCTTTCATGCAAATGTATGCAAGCGCCACCCACATAAAACTCGTTGTATATTACTGCCACCTCATGGTCATATCTTTTCTTTGATCAGCCCTAAATCCTAGAACTCACAACACACTCCCATTCACCAAGGTCACTGGCCCTTGCCATTGGTTGCAATCATATGCCACAGTCACTTCTCCATTTGCTACAGGAGAGCAATGATGTTTCTGGGGTTACAACCTTTAGCAGAATCAcaggaaacagaaatgagaaaggcagGTGAAAAAGCAGGTTCTCTCCTCCACAGGCTGCATGGTACTATGAGCAGGATACCAGAAGGCGGCTGCTCGTCTCCCTTGGTCCCTCCTTCTCCTCCGCAGCCATGACTTTGTCTGTTACGATATGTGTTCGCTGTAGgacaaatgaaagggaggggaagggaaaggatcGCATATATGATGTGTTCTAGATCCTGGTCTTATCTTAAATGCAGCCCCCTACGACCTTCCTTAGAACAGAAAAATAACGTCCGATTTTTTCCATGCTTGTGGCAAGCACtcagaaaaaagagacaaattgtgGAAAGCATCAGTAACATTTGGTGATGTCATAACTATCAGAGTATATTATAATTTCTTAGACATCTCAGTCATTAGTTATATTCCATGGaagtaaacatgaaaaaaatgcagaataCTTCCCATGAGCTTATTTTCTAGGAAACTCCTAAATTGAGGTGAAAAAATAGATTATTTGGACATTTCAGGAGTAAACTTCAAGCTAAAGGGGGTTTTCAAATGATTGCAGAGGCACTGAGTGCCCAGAGCCCTTAGCCTTTTGGCCGGCAGGCACTCTCATTGGATGTCTGTCTGTCCATGCTGACTGTGCATGTTAAAAGGATCATGTGACCTctgctttgtttctttgtttctaattTGTTTGGGTCAGAAACAGGAAAGACTGGGGCCCCTGAGATCTATGGGaggaaaagatagaaagaaaagaaggaggagaagagagaaaagttgCAGCAATAAGTACTTTCTGCTGTATGAGTTGTGAGAGAATATGAGTGAGTGTGATTTTGGCAGAAATGACCTGGATCCGTGAGTCAAGAATTAACCCGCAGTGATGCCAGGGTAACATCTCTTGAGGCATGTCCCTAAATTACATCAAGAACTTCTAGGAAGGTTTTGTAAGTAtcagacaaacaaagaaacagaatcaactgtATGAGAGCTGTCTGTGTGTTTTAACCTCATTTGCATGTGTGTTGGCGAATAAAGTTCTCTGCATATGTGGAGAATAATATAAACATCAACTATGCAGTTCGTAAtattctgaatttaaaaattataaataaaagaactCAAGCATGCTCTTAAATGCCGGTGTTGTAAAATAGCTCACTCTTTCAACtctaaattaagaagaaaaaaataagctatAATAACAACTAATACTAAGTAGACACTATTTGATTAAGACGGTGCATTTACTGACCGGTTTAGTAGCATGTAATTTTCTAAGTGGTACTAGATATCCCAAGATTCCAGATTAAAAGGGTaggagatatttactgaattcaaatattttaaatagtttcaaaGTTACATAGTTCATAAGAAAGATATTCCTATTTGTCTGTCGCATTTACTATTTTTTGAGTGAAAAGAGGGTTGAGAAATCCCTTAATGCAGGATTTGCTTTTGGGTTTTGATGATCCTAAGGGTCTTTCTTGCTTTAAAATCTCATGAATCTAACTTTGTAAAATGTGAACATGAAAACATGGTTTTAATATGCCCTTCTCAGTGATTGTtgtcaagtgatttttttccccctaaaaccGTAACAGGTCAAGTTCCCAAAAGTGAACGGACACTTCCACACCCTTTTCCTTGGGTCAGTCCATGTGTTTTTCCTCGGTGTGCTGGGCTCTGCAGTGTACGGGAGGGAACCAGGCTCTGCGCTTCAGCTGAGGTCCAGACGAGACAGAAATGAACCTCTTGTGCTGCAATTAGCTGAGACCAATCACCCACAGGCAAGTTCTTCTGTGCGGACATTCCTTACTCCACACcatttgaaatgtttcttttctaaaGTCCAAGTACTCTCATAATATGAGAAGATATCATCTAAACAGGGGTTATTTTGAGGATGGtgttaaattttcttaaattagcTGAATGTTTCAGGTAAATTAATTTGAGTTGGTCAAGAATTCCTGTCGACGTCACTTTTCTGTGCTTTCTTGATGTTGGAATTATATTCCAGGGCTGTATTTAGAAACTAGAAATTAAGTAGCTACTAAAACAAAGCATATCATCGTTGTTAGAAATTGTTAGGAAATAACAGCAAAATATGATAATATTTTCATGAATACTATGCTTaaggttaaagttttaaaatctttattaattAATTGATATGCTCAACATGACATCCTTCATTATATTAGTTTAATTGCTTATaagatttttattaaacttaGGGATTTTAGTTTGCCTCTCTTGAGAGGTAGCGAATTTTTGCATATCGATGAATGATATGACAGGTATTTCTGGCATACCTTAGGGGTTCTGGACATTACAACTAGTGATTGTCCTGGTTCCTGGAGCTATTTTCCATCTTTATACTTCATGCAAAACATCAGTCAAGAATGCATTCTTCAAAAGCCCATCTTCGCTGTGATTTATATCCTCTCCATTTTGCTAAGAATTAGCCTGGAGGTGATAGCATTTTGGCTTCAAATTCACCTCTTTGGTTGCCTCTTTGCTTGCGTGATGTTAGATCTCTTGAGGGAAAATTTGGCATCATAAAATGTATGGGGCCAGGACACtttgaaaagacaatttttctCACTGCAATGTATACCTTCACTGTAATTACAGTGGTGTTATGTACTGCTGAGATGTTTGAGATCATATTTAGAAAATTATGCCTTCTAATCAATCCATCAACGACCGACCGGTTGAGTTCCTACTGCCGTGCCACTGGCATTTATTAATatcttaaatgtttgttttttaaccttaGTTAAGTGTGTCTGAAAAATATGTCCAACATAAAATATAATACTAAGTTCTAAGGCAAAGATTCTTGCATAAATATtccattccattttaattttgtgattcattttaaagaaaatacacgTGGAATTTATGTTAAATAGTGTGTGAATAGCTCTTTTATAGGGCTGTCTTGCTTAGTCTCACTTGATGACAgcacatggaggcaagaagatgtTATTATCTCTTTTTCACAGAGTAGAAAAGTGAGGCTCGGTGAGGTTAACGTGCATCCCTAATGCCAAACAACCAGAATAGAAACCTAGTTCTTCTGCTACAGAGAATTCATTTGTCTCTCCCTTTCAGTGTGCAGCTTTCACTTTGGAGATGTAGTTACTATTTACAGTCATGCAAGACGTAACTTACTTAAGCACA
This region of Tamandua tetradactyla isolate mTamTet1 chromosome 25, mTamTet1.pri, whole genome shotgun sequence genomic DNA includes:
- the GJE1 gene encoding LOW QUALITY PROTEIN: gap junction epsilon-1 protein (The sequence of the model RefSeq protein was modified relative to this genomic sequence to represent the inferred CDS: inserted 1 base in 1 codon; deleted 3 bases in 2 codons; substituted 3 bases at 3 genomic stop codons) codes for the protein MSLNYIKNFXEGFVKFPKVNGHFHTLFLGSVHVFFLGVLGSAVYGGNQALRFSXGPDETEMNLLCCNXLRPITHRQGFWTLQLVIVLVPGAIFHLYTSCKXISQECILQKPIFAVIYILSILLRISLEVIAFWLQIHLFGCLFACDVRSLEGKFGIIKCMGPGHFEKTIFLTAMYTFTVITVVLCTAEMFEIIFRKLCLLINPSTTDRLSSYCRATGIY